One segment of Deinococcus metalli DNA contains the following:
- the acnA gene encoding aconitate hydratase AcnA — translation MAMNLFGARDTLTTKSGQTLYFYNLHKLADQGHDISKLPVSIKVLLESVLREANDYDVRREDVTTVAGWSPKNEEVEIPFKPARVILQDFTGVPAVVDLAAMRSAMVALGGDPSKINPLIPVDLVIDHSVQVDEFGTDFALANNMALEFERNRERYEFLRWGQQAFDNFGVVPPASGIVHQVNLEYLAKGVQSRPEDDGVVVYPDSLVGTDSHTTMINGLGIVGWGVGGIEAEAVMLGQPIYMLMPEVIGFKITGAMPEGATATDLALRVTEMLRVKGVVGKFVEFYGAGLSNMTLPDRATIANMAPEYGATMGFFPVDDEALRYLRRTGRLEDEIELVESYYKAQGMFRTDATPDPVFTDTIELDLGTIVPSLAGPKRPQDRVNLSDMHSVFEDALTAPIKARGFELGAEKLDAQGTIGGTDLKIGHGAVTLASITSCTNTSNPSVLIAAGLVAKKAVEKGLKSQAWVKTSLAPGSRVVTEYLEAAGLQTYLDQIGFNTVGYGCMTCIGNSGPLPEPVVQAIQEGDLVVASVLSGNRNFEGRVNPHIRANYLASPPLVVAYALAGTVVNDIVNDPIGTGNDGQPVYLRDIWPTAGEIQTVMDGAINAEMFRKVYDGIEKSNADWNAIPVAEGALFNWDADSTYIQNPPFFENLAGGPSDIVSIEGARALVKVGDSVTTDHISPAGSFKADTPAGKFLTERGIAPKDFNSYGSRRGNDRIMTRGTFANIRLKNQLAPGTEGGFTTDYTTGQVSSIYDASVNYKNSNIPLVVFAGKDYGMGSSRDWAAKGTFLLGVKAVIAESFERIHRSNLVGMGVLPLQYKNGETADSLGITGDETFDVILPADLKPRQDVVVKVTPQNGPTREITVQCRIDTPVEIDYYKNGGILQTVLRGILAKGSEVKA, via the coding sequence ATGGCGATGAATCTGTTCGGAGCGCGCGACACGCTCACCACCAAGTCCGGTCAGACGCTCTATTTCTATAACCTGCACAAACTGGCCGACCAGGGCCATGACATCAGCAAGCTGCCCGTGAGCATCAAGGTGCTGCTCGAGAGCGTGCTGCGCGAGGCCAACGACTACGACGTGCGCCGCGAGGACGTCACCACCGTCGCCGGCTGGAGCCCGAAGAACGAGGAAGTCGAGATTCCCTTCAAACCCGCCCGCGTGATTCTGCAGGACTTCACCGGCGTGCCCGCCGTGGTCGACCTGGCCGCCATGCGCAGCGCGATGGTCGCCCTGGGCGGCGATCCCAGCAAGATCAACCCGCTGATCCCGGTCGATCTGGTCATCGACCACTCGGTGCAGGTGGACGAGTTCGGCACGGACTTCGCGCTGGCGAACAATATGGCCCTGGAATTCGAGCGCAACCGTGAGCGCTACGAGTTCCTGCGCTGGGGCCAGCAGGCCTTCGACAACTTCGGCGTGGTGCCGCCCGCGTCGGGCATCGTGCACCAGGTCAACCTGGAGTACCTGGCCAAGGGCGTCCAGAGCCGCCCCGAGGACGACGGCGTGGTCGTGTATCCCGACAGCCTGGTCGGCACCGACTCGCACACGACCATGATCAACGGTCTGGGCATCGTCGGTTGGGGCGTCGGCGGCATCGAGGCCGAGGCCGTCATGCTGGGCCAGCCCATCTACATGCTGATGCCCGAGGTGATCGGCTTCAAGATCACCGGTGCCATGCCCGAGGGCGCCACCGCGACCGACCTCGCGCTGCGCGTGACCGAGATGCTGCGCGTCAAGGGCGTGGTGGGCAAGTTCGTCGAGTTCTACGGCGCCGGCCTGAGCAACATGACCCTGCCGGACCGCGCCACGATCGCCAACATGGCCCCCGAGTACGGCGCCACCATGGGCTTTTTCCCGGTGGACGACGAGGCGCTGCGCTACCTGCGCCGCACCGGCCGCCTAGAAGACGAGATCGAACTGGTCGAGTCGTACTACAAGGCCCAGGGCATGTTCCGCACCGACGCCACGCCGGACCCGGTCTTCACCGACACCATCGAACTGGATCTGGGCACCATCGTCCCCAGCCTCGCCGGCCCCAAGCGCCCGCAGGACCGCGTGAACCTGTCAGACATGCACAGCGTGTTCGAGGACGCCCTGACCGCGCCCATCAAGGCGCGCGGCTTCGAACTGGGCGCCGAGAAGCTTGACGCGCAGGGCACCATCGGGGGCACCGACCTCAAGATCGGGCACGGCGCCGTCACGCTGGCCTCGATCACGTCCTGCACGAACACCAGCAACCCCAGCGTGCTGATCGCCGCCGGCCTGGTCGCCAAGAAGGCCGTCGAGAAGGGCCTGAAGAGCCAGGCGTGGGTCAAGACCTCGCTGGCCCCCGGCAGCCGTGTGGTCACCGAGTACCTGGAAGCCGCCGGTCTCCAGACCTACCTCGACCAGATCGGCTTCAACACCGTCGGGTACGGCTGCATGACCTGCATCGGCAACTCCGGCCCGCTGCCCGAACCCGTCGTGCAGGCGATCCAGGAAGGCGACCTCGTGGTGGCCAGCGTCCTGTCGGGCAACCGCAACTTCGAGGGCCGCGTGAACCCCCACATCCGCGCGAACTACCTCGCGTCGCCGCCCCTGGTCGTCGCGTACGCCCTGGCGGGCACCGTCGTGAACGACATCGTGAACGACCCCATCGGCACCGGCAACGACGGCCAGCCCGTGTACCTGCGCGACATCTGGCCCACTGCCGGCGAGATCCAGACGGTGATGGACGGCGCCATCAACGCCGAGATGTTCCGCAAGGTCTACGACGGCATCGAGAAGAGCAACGCCGACTGGAACGCCATCCCCGTGGCCGAGGGCGCGCTGTTCAACTGGGACGCCGACAGCACGTACATCCAGAACCCGCCGTTCTTCGAGAACCTCGCCGGCGGCCCCAGCGACATCGTGTCCATCGAGGGCGCCCGCGCGCTGGTCAAGGTCGGGGACTCCGTCACCACCGACCACATCTCGCCCGCCGGGTCCTTCAAGGCCGATACGCCCGCCGGGAAGTTCCTGACCGAACGCGGCATTGCGCCCAAGGACTTCAACTCCTACGGCAGCCGGCGCGGCAACGACCGCATCATGACGCGCGGGACGTTCGCCAACATCCGCCTGAAGAACCAGCTCGCCCCCGGCACCGAAGGCGGCTTCACCACCGACTACACCACCGGGCAGGTCAGCTCTATCTACGACGCCAGCGTGAACTACAAGAACAGCAACATCCCGCTGGTCGTGTTCGCCGGCAAGGACTACGGCATGGGCTCCAGCCGCGACTGGGCCGCCAAGGGCACCTTCCTGCTGGGCGTGAAGGCCGTCATTGCCGAGAGCTTCGAGCGCATCCACCGCTCCAACCTGGTCGGCATGGGCGTGCTGCCCCTGCAGTACAAGAACGGCGAGACCGCCGACTCGCTGGGGATCACCGGCGACGAGACCTTCGACGTGATCCTGCCCGCCGACCTCAAGCCCCGTCAGGACGTGGTCGTGAAGGTGACGCCGCAGAACGGCCCCACCCGCGAGATCACGGTGCAGTGCCGCATCGACACCCCTGTGGAGATCGACTACTACAAGAACGGCGGCATTCTCCAGACCGTGCTGCGCGGCATTCTGGCGAAGGGGAGTGAAGTCAAGGCGTAA
- a CDS encoding HNH endonuclease: MARKRDESSWYVEPKPPEVCVLCGREAPNLTDHHLVPKSQGRRQGVRLGDIPTVKMCPACQGFLSKTFSNAELANELNTVEAILAREEVQKFVKWVQKQPMTRSVRVH, translated from the coding sequence ATGGCCCGCAAACGCGACGAATCGAGTTGGTACGTGGAACCCAAACCCCCGGAAGTGTGCGTGCTGTGCGGCCGGGAAGCGCCGAACCTGACGGACCACCATCTGGTGCCCAAGTCGCAGGGCCGCCGCCAGGGCGTACGGCTGGGCGACATCCCCACCGTGAAGATGTGCCCAGCGTGCCAGGGCTTCCTGAGCAAGACCTTCAGCAACGCGGAACTGGCGAACGAGCTGAACACGGTGGAGGCGATCCTGGCGCGCGAGGAGGTGCAGAAGTTCGTGAAGTGGGTGCAGAAGCAGCCCATGACCCGGAGTGTGCGCGTGCACTGA
- a CDS encoding HAMP domain-containing protein has protein sequence MKYTVVINRAVSEAEREGLEVQLTQRFGLNAEQASRLASRRTGRLMKPTSRARAELLLGLFEGVGAGVALESVRDETTVISEPFAASAPLRTAAPQPDDALLAPARAARPDPFGAALPEWPSAPLAALDPHAAAVLPTDPSDAPGDLDFVSFADTHPSARRAGPVGSGAGLAATAEVLTVDPGTFGRLTAPAPAALGSVAAPEVDVWSDFTGALTMHEPASTPDAKPEEVVPVMLPVTPDEGSAARGVRVPLSRRLLLATLLPLGLAAAVTLLLLSALLPRLQSQVVRDQARTLAATLGTTLTTGSESLAYMQLDTVLKDPNVAFVRIEKAGGVTYLRSKDAKVNDSWNKSVGAWTAAHPDGGTMKLGGASYVVTRLSVVGNAIGQPTAVPVSAEKGDLMHRVTVGLRNDVFSANLRNTVLLIVLTLLFSLAIASILANRAARAIVQPIEQLVRSADAISMGDLSRSVSLERNDEIGDLAQALERMRLSLESALERLRRRKRE, from the coding sequence ATGAAGTACACAGTGGTGATCAACCGGGCAGTCAGCGAGGCCGAGCGTGAGGGTCTCGAGGTGCAGCTCACGCAGCGCTTCGGCCTGAACGCCGAGCAGGCGAGCCGACTGGCCTCGCGGCGCACCGGCCGCCTGATGAAACCCACCAGCCGCGCCCGCGCGGAACTGCTGCTCGGCCTGTTCGAGGGGGTCGGCGCCGGCGTGGCCCTGGAGAGCGTGCGGGACGAGACCACCGTGATCAGCGAACCCTTCGCGGCCAGCGCGCCGCTGCGGACCGCGGCGCCCCAGCCGGACGACGCGCTCCTGGCCCCCGCCCGCGCCGCCCGCCCCGATCCGTTCGGCGCCGCGCTGCCCGAGTGGCCCAGCGCCCCTCTGGCCGCCCTGGACCCGCACGCCGCGGCCGTCCTCCCCACCGACCCCAGCGACGCGCCGGGCGACCTGGACTTCGTGTCCTTCGCGGATACGCACCCGTCCGCGCGGCGCGCTGGACCCGTCGGCAGCGGGGCCGGACTGGCCGCCACCGCCGAGGTGCTGACCGTGGACCCCGGCACCTTCGGCCGCCTGACTGCCCCCGCCCCCGCCGCGCTGGGCAGCGTCGCCGCGCCCGAGGTGGACGTGTGGTCGGACTTCACCGGCGCCCTGACCATGCACGAGCCCGCCAGCACGCCCGACGCCAAACCCGAGGAGGTCGTGCCGGTGATGCTGCCGGTCACGCCGGACGAGGGCAGCGCCGCGCGCGGCGTCCGCGTGCCCCTGTCGCGCCGCCTGCTGCTCGCCACGCTGCTGCCGCTGGGCCTGGCCGCCGCCGTGACCCTGCTGCTCCTGAGCGCCCTGCTGCCGCGCCTGCAAAGCCAGGTCGTCCGCGACCAGGCACGCACCCTGGCCGCCACGCTCGGCACCACCCTCACCACCGGCAGCGAGAGCCTGGCGTACATGCAGCTCGACACCGTCCTGAAAGACCCGAACGTCGCCTTCGTCCGGATCGAGAAAGCCGGCGGCGTGACGTACCTGCGCTCCAAGGACGCCAAGGTGAACGACAGCTGGAACAAGAGCGTGGGCGCGTGGACGGCCGCCCACCCCGACGGCGGCACCATGAAACTCGGCGGGGCGTCCTATGTCGTCACGCGCCTGTCCGTGGTCGGCAACGCCATCGGGCAGCCCACCGCCGTGCCCGTCAGCGCCGAGAAGGGCGACCTGATGCACCGCGTCACCGTGGGCCTGCGCAACGACGTGTTCAGTGCCAACCTCCGCAACACCGTGCTGCTGATCGTCCTCACGCTGCTGTTCAGCCTCGCCATCGCGTCCATCCTCGCCAACCGCGCCGCCCGCGCCATCGTGCAGCCCATCGAGCAGCTCGTGCGCTCGGCCGACGCGATCAGCATGGGCGACCTGTCGCGCTCGGTGTCGCTGGAACGCAACGACGAGATCGGTGACCTCGCCCAGGCCCTGGAACGCATGCGCCTGAGCCTGGAATCCGCCCTGGAACGCCTGCGCCGCCGCAAGCGCGAGTAG
- a CDS encoding monothiol bacilliredoxin BrxC family protein has product MTQTHDAQNDASTPAQVLVPLTTPEDVDTFLKEYPLAAVFKAGTCHKTMQGFGVLETFLQKHDLPVGFIRVVDWRPASNHVAERTGITHQSPQLILFQDGQPQFEVNNWDITPEALAPVFTAHVPVRDGVASAAQGGGIEPYRRLMRAYLDGQLSDWAFQDQYVTMFRDDASLRSQREFELLSRLFGDPDAYHGGLHQLGAPQERGDLRPRVAELLSELN; this is encoded by the coding sequence ATGACGCAGACCCACGACGCCCAGAACGACGCTTCCACGCCGGCCCAGGTGCTCGTGCCGCTGACCACCCCCGAGGACGTGGACACCTTCCTGAAGGAGTACCCGCTGGCGGCGGTGTTCAAGGCCGGCACGTGCCACAAGACCATGCAGGGCTTCGGGGTGCTGGAGACCTTCCTCCAGAAGCATGACCTGCCGGTGGGCTTCATCCGCGTGGTGGACTGGCGGCCCGCGAGCAACCACGTGGCCGAGCGGACCGGCATCACCCACCAGAGCCCCCAGCTGATCCTGTTCCAGGACGGCCAGCCGCAGTTCGAGGTGAACAACTGGGACATCACGCCCGAGGCGCTGGCCCCGGTGTTCACGGCGCACGTGCCGGTGCGCGATGGCGTGGCCAGCGCCGCGCAGGGCGGCGGCATCGAGCCCTACCGCCGCCTGATGCGCGCGTATCTGGACGGCCAGCTGTCCGACTGGGCCTTCCAGGACCAGTACGTGACCATGTTCCGCGACGACGCCAGCCTGCGCAGCCAGCGTGAATTCGAGCTGCTGTCGCGCCTGTTCGGCGATCCGGACGCCTACCACGGCGGCCTGCACCAGCTCGGCGCCCCGCAGGAACGCGGCGACCTGCGCCCGCGCGTGGCCGAGCTGCTCAGCGAACTGAACTGA
- a CDS encoding class I SAM-dependent methyltransferase translates to MDTALPDPAPLAARRAPLPAAGTTVYRAIHTTETGGVYALDVAGDAGILNLYAPLDRAAEHALAGACAHAAGLAGVYVKRRPPEARHLANVARAELSPPDPIWGDARPEVTALEAGVPFLIRPGADLSMGLFTDARPARAWVRAHAPARVLNTFAYTCAFGLSAALGGAGTVKNVDLSRKVLAWGQQNYALSGVGAPDTDFLYGDVFGWLTRLQRRGDAFDLVILDPPGFARGERGVWRAERDYGGLMASAAAVTARGGRVLALLNHAGVDAAAFERACRTGLAQAGRAGRLTEQLAPGEDYPRATHLKVHVWSLD, encoded by the coding sequence GTGGACACGGCCCTTCCTGATCCCGCGCCGCTGGCGGCCCGCCGCGCGCCCCTGCCTGCGGCGGGCACCACCGTCTACCGCGCCATACACACCACCGAGACCGGCGGCGTGTACGCGCTGGACGTGGCCGGCGACGCGGGCATCCTGAATCTGTACGCTCCGCTGGACCGCGCGGCTGAACACGCGCTGGCCGGAGCCTGTGCCCACGCGGCCGGGCTGGCGGGCGTGTACGTCAAGCGCCGCCCGCCCGAGGCGCGGCACCTGGCGAACGTGGCCCGCGCCGAGCTGTCGCCACCGGACCCCATCTGGGGCGACGCGCGGCCGGAGGTCACGGCGCTGGAGGCCGGAGTCCCCTTCCTGATCCGCCCCGGCGCCGACCTGAGCATGGGCCTGTTCACCGATGCCCGGCCCGCCCGCGCGTGGGTGCGGGCACACGCCCCGGCACGGGTGCTGAACACCTTCGCGTACACCTGCGCCTTCGGCCTCAGCGCGGCGCTGGGCGGGGCGGGGACCGTGAAGAACGTGGACCTGTCGCGCAAGGTGCTCGCGTGGGGGCAGCAGAACTACGCCCTGAGCGGCGTGGGCGCCCCGGACACGGACTTCCTGTACGGCGACGTGTTCGGGTGGCTGACCCGCCTGCAGCGGCGCGGGGACGCGTTCGATCTGGTGATCCTCGACCCGCCGGGCTTCGCGCGGGGCGAGCGCGGGGTGTGGCGGGCCGAGCGCGACTACGGCGGCCTGATGGCCTCGGCGGCGGCCGTGACCGCGCGGGGCGGCCGGGTGCTGGCCCTGCTGAACCACGCGGGCGTGGACGCGGCCGCCTTCGAGCGCGCGTGCCGCACCGGGCTGGCGCAGGCCGGGCGAGCGGGCCGGCTCACGGAGCAGCTGGCGCCGGGCGAGGACTACCCGCGGGCCACGCACCTCAAGGTCCACGTGTGGTCGCTGGACTGA
- a CDS encoding phospho-N-acetylmuramoyl-pentapeptide-transferase: MTVVAALLSWFLVGLFIRVSKARGWGQPVRKDGPQTHLIKEGTPTAGGVAFVLALAAVFFPLYVTGHAGGVRELIIMLGALAMGVIGGIDDVLKVRSRMVGGKKELLAREKFPLQIVVALVFAYFAAPLAAHELLPGFGLWGDVALLTFVMVGSVNAFNFADGLDSLLGGIAIIVLLPLFAVSPSAALLTAVLLGFLWFNAHPARVFMGDMGSHAIGAIAAGAYILYADVWLLPIAAIMPVVAVLSVVIQVISFRTRGKRVFKMSPIQHHFEHPDIGWPETHVTMRFWMVTALATAGVWWLLGGRP, encoded by the coding sequence ATGACGGTCGTCGCCGCGCTGCTGTCGTGGTTCCTGGTGGGCCTGTTCATCCGGGTCAGCAAGGCGCGCGGGTGGGGCCAGCCGGTCCGCAAGGACGGGCCCCAGACGCACCTGATCAAGGAGGGCACGCCCACGGCGGGCGGCGTAGCGTTCGTGCTGGCGCTGGCGGCCGTGTTCTTTCCGCTGTACGTCACGGGGCACGCGGGCGGCGTGCGCGAGCTGATCATCATGCTGGGGGCGCTCGCCATGGGCGTGATCGGCGGCATCGACGACGTCCTGAAGGTGCGCTCGCGCATGGTGGGCGGCAAGAAGGAGCTGCTGGCCCGCGAGAAGTTCCCACTCCAGATCGTGGTGGCGCTCGTCTTCGCGTATTTCGCCGCGCCGCTCGCCGCGCACGAGCTGCTGCCGGGCTTCGGCCTGTGGGGCGACGTGGCCCTGCTCACCTTCGTGATGGTCGGTTCCGTGAACGCCTTCAACTTCGCCGACGGCCTGGACAGCCTGCTGGGAGGCATCGCGATCATCGTGCTGCTGCCGCTGTTCGCCGTGTCGCCGTCGGCAGCGCTGCTCACGGCCGTGCTGCTGGGCTTCCTGTGGTTCAACGCGCACCCCGCGCGGGTGTTCATGGGCGACATGGGCAGCCACGCCATCGGGGCGATCGCGGCCGGGGCGTACATCCTGTACGCGGACGTGTGGCTGCTGCCCATCGCGGCGATCATGCCGGTCGTCGCGGTGCTGAGCGTGGTCATCCAGGTGATCTCGTTCCGCACGCGTGGCAAGCGGGTGTTCAAGATGTCGCCCATCCAGCACCACTTCGAGCACCCGGACATCGGCTGGCCGGAAACGCACGTCACCATGCGCTTCTGGATGGTCACGGCGCTCGCCACCGCGGGCGTGTGGTGGCTGCTGGGCGGCCGGCCCTGA
- a CDS encoding GNAT family N-acetyltransferase, with protein sequence MTDAVPAADWLDAPTLRGHAVILEALTGAHAADLAAGADDETVRFLSRGGPDANTPPAWAAYIGRLNALPRRVNWAVRRADTGVAVGRISFSEVSPSDRWVEIGTMLLPAAQGVGVNPDAKLLLMTRAFEVLGANRVQFKVDARNARSLRAMLKLGAVQEGTLRQYQVRPDGYARDSVMFSVLRGEWPDVKAGLAARVAAGR encoded by the coding sequence ATGACGGACGCTGTTCCCGCCGCCGACTGGCTAGACGCTCCCACGCTGCGCGGGCACGCGGTGATTCTGGAGGCCCTGACCGGGGCACACGCCGCCGACCTGGCCGCCGGAGCGGACGACGAGACCGTGCGGTTCCTGTCACGCGGCGGCCCGGACGCCAACACCCCGCCGGCGTGGGCCGCGTACATCGGCCGCCTGAATGCCCTGCCCCGGCGCGTGAACTGGGCGGTGCGCCGCGCGGACACTGGCGTGGCGGTGGGCCGCATCTCGTTCAGCGAGGTGAGTCCGTCGGACCGCTGGGTGGAGATCGGCACCATGCTGCTGCCGGCCGCGCAGGGGGTGGGCGTGAATCCGGACGCGAAACTGCTGCTGATGACGCGGGCCTTCGAGGTGCTGGGCGCCAACCGCGTACAGTTCAAGGTAGACGCCCGCAATGCCCGCTCGCTGCGGGCGATGCTGAAGCTGGGCGCGGTGCAGGAGGGCACGCTGCGGCAGTACCAGGTGCGCCCGGACGGTTACGCGCGCGACTCGGTGATGTTCAGCGTGCTGCGCGGCGAGTGGCCGGACGTGAAGGCCGGGCTGGCAGCGCGCGTGGCGGCCGGACGCTGA
- a CDS encoding 23S rRNA (pseudouridine(1915)-N(3))-methyltransferase RlmH, whose amino-acid sequence MRLHLITVGEPKLAYARAGWDEYEKRLRRYHKLQVSRVSGKTQALESEAVRRAAGRAPLILLDPRGPQFTSEGLAAFLEARALGGDGELAFAVGGPDGHTDELRAGASALWSLGQLTLPHDLAMVVLVEALYRASTITAGEPYHRG is encoded by the coding sequence GTGCGACTGCACCTGATCACCGTCGGGGAACCGAAACTCGCGTATGCGCGCGCGGGCTGGGACGAGTACGAGAAACGCCTGCGGCGCTACCACAAGCTTCAGGTGTCGCGGGTGAGCGGCAAGACGCAGGCACTGGAAAGCGAGGCCGTGCGCCGGGCGGCGGGCCGCGCCCCGCTGATCCTGCTCGATCCGCGCGGCCCACAGTTCACGTCCGAGGGCCTCGCCGCCTTTCTGGAGGCCCGGGCGCTCGGCGGGGACGGAGAGCTGGCCTTCGCGGTGGGCGGACCGGACGGACACACGGATGAGCTGCGGGCCGGCGCGTCGGCGCTGTGGAGCCTGGGGCAGCTGACATTGCCGCACGACCTGGCAATGGTGGTGCTGGTCGAGGCGCTGTACCGCGCGTCCACCATCACGGCCGGGGAGCCGTACCACCGCGGGTAA
- the rsmI gene encoding 16S rRNA (cytidine(1402)-2'-O)-methyltransferase, whose translation MTELPGAPPPEPGRRVWLVPTPVGNLGDITLRAVDVLRSADAVACEDTRRSGALLSHLGIRRPLVRLDAHTMDRAAAVLEQYPRLAYVSDAGTPGISDPGAELVAAALEADIPVEVLPGATAFVPALVLSGLPGGRFTFEGFVPRTGRERRERLEAVAARAETSVLYESPHRLGATLRDLAAACGPERPASVTRELSKKFEETARGSLEELATHFGGDVKGEIVIVVAGRPAAAEPVGPEAHRAEAFALAAAGHAARDIRDLLMARGLRKNDAYALALQATGAAPPGHGSS comes from the coding sequence ATGACTGAGCTGCCCGGCGCGCCGCCCCCTGAACCCGGGCGGCGCGTGTGGCTGGTGCCCACGCCGGTCGGCAACCTGGGCGACATCACCCTGAGGGCGGTCGACGTCCTGCGGAGCGCTGACGCGGTGGCGTGCGAGGATACCCGCCGCAGCGGCGCGCTGCTGTCGCACCTGGGGATTCGCCGGCCGCTGGTGCGGCTGGACGCGCACACCATGGACCGCGCGGCGGCCGTGCTGGAGCAGTACCCCCGGCTGGCCTACGTGTCGGATGCCGGTACGCCCGGGATCAGCGATCCGGGCGCGGAACTCGTCGCGGCGGCGCTGGAGGCGGACATTCCGGTCGAGGTGCTGCCCGGCGCGACGGCCTTCGTGCCCGCGCTCGTGCTCTCGGGGCTGCCGGGGGGGCGCTTTACCTTCGAGGGCTTCGTGCCCAGAACCGGCCGGGAACGCCGGGAGCGGCTGGAGGCGGTCGCGGCGCGCGCCGAGACGAGCGTGCTGTACGAGAGTCCGCACCGGCTGGGCGCCACGCTGCGCGACCTCGCCGCGGCGTGCGGCCCGGAGCGGCCGGCGAGTGTCACGCGGGAACTGAGCAAGAAGTTCGAGGAGACGGCGCGCGGCTCCCTGGAGGAGCTGGCGACCCACTTCGGCGGGGACGTGAAGGGCGAGATCGTGATCGTGGTGGCGGGCCGGCCCGCGGCAGCCGAACCGGTCGGCCCGGAGGCCCACCGCGCCGAGGCCTTCGCGCTGGCGGCCGCGGGGCACGCGGCGCGAGATATACGTGACCTTCTCATGGCGCGGGGTTTGCGTAAGAATGACGCATATGCCCTGGCCCTGCAGGCCACCGGCGCCGCTCCTCCCGGGCACGGATCGTCCTGA
- a CDS encoding ATP-dependent 6-phosphofructokinase produces the protein MTEPTPIHHPNPAGIKRVAVLTSGGDAPGMNAAIRAVVRTATFEGIEVVGVRRGFSGLHRGELQLLGPRDVANTIQRGGTVLLTARSSTWRTPEGRARGAAHLREWNVDGLIVIGGDGSFHGGHYLQQEHGVPVVGVPGTIDNDLYGTDHTIGYFTAVETALDAVDKLRDTGASHERIFVIEVMGRHAGHIALDVAVAGGAEEVFIPEDGKPVADAIAVVQDSVAKGKLGSIIIVAEGYPGGAQGVADAIQAETGLETRVSILGHIQRGGSPVSSDRILASRLGEASVYALMEGRSNVMVGRGSGGITYTPLHETWEKRKDVSRDLYRCAKTLSV, from the coding sequence ATGACCGAACCCACGCCCATCCACCACCCGAACCCAGCCGGCATCAAGCGCGTGGCCGTCCTGACCAGCGGCGGCGACGCCCCCGGCATGAACGCCGCGATCCGCGCGGTCGTCCGCACCGCGACCTTCGAGGGCATCGAGGTCGTCGGCGTCCGCCGCGGGTTCTCCGGCCTGCACCGCGGCGAGTTGCAGCTCCTTGGCCCGCGCGACGTCGCCAACACCATCCAGCGCGGCGGCACGGTGCTGCTCACCGCGCGCAGCTCCACGTGGCGCACCCCCGAGGGCCGCGCGCGCGGCGCCGCGCACCTGCGCGAGTGGAACGTGGACGGCCTGATCGTGATCGGCGGCGACGGCTCGTTCCACGGCGGCCATTACCTGCAGCAGGAGCACGGCGTTCCGGTGGTCGGGGTGCCCGGCACCATCGACAACGACCTGTACGGCACGGACCACACCATCGGGTACTTCACGGCCGTCGAGACCGCGCTGGACGCCGTGGACAAACTGCGCGACACCGGGGCCAGCCATGAGCGCATCTTCGTGATCGAGGTGATGGGCCGCCACGCCGGGCACATCGCCCTGGACGTCGCGGTGGCGGGCGGCGCCGAGGAGGTCTTCATCCCGGAGGACGGCAAGCCCGTCGCGGATGCCATCGCCGTGGTGCAGGACTCGGTTGCCAAGGGCAAGCTCGGCTCGATCATCATCGTGGCCGAGGGCTACCCGGGCGGCGCGCAGGGCGTGGCGGACGCCATCCAGGCCGAGACGGGCCTCGAGACCCGCGTGAGCATCCTGGGCCACATCCAGCGCGGCGGCAGCCCCGTCAGCTCCGACCGCATCCTCGCCAGCCGCCTGGGCGAGGCGTCCGTGTACGCGCTGATGGAGGGCCGCAGCAACGTCATGGTCGGGCGCGGCAGCGGCGGGATCACCTAC